A DNA window from Timaviella obliquedivisa GSE-PSE-MK23-08B contains the following coding sequences:
- a CDS encoding thioredoxin family protein, producing the protein MTATSSTLASRLRNLIIVLVAVVLSVALFLGLRTGTSSGSLTSLAAIAVPLDVALKNGKPTLVEFYANWCSACQAMANDMSELEQQYGDRVNFVMLNVDNNKWLPEMLSYRVDGIPHFEFLTQKGEAIASTIGQQPRAIMASNIEALATASPLPHLQNRGRVSEIEPPVTQDSAQARTDDPRSHGGQVVQ; encoded by the coding sequence ATGACCGCCACTTCATCAACCCTTGCCTCTCGCCTCCGTAACCTCATTATTGTCCTGGTTGCTGTTGTCCTTAGCGTTGCTCTCTTTTTGGGTCTGCGAACGGGCACAAGCTCTGGCTCCCTTACTAGCCTGGCAGCGATCGCTGTTCCCCTTGATGTAGCGCTCAAAAACGGTAAGCCCACTCTCGTAGAGTTCTACGCCAACTGGTGCTCGGCTTGTCAAGCAATGGCGAATGATATGAGCGAACTTGAGCAGCAATATGGCGATCGCGTCAACTTCGTCATGCTCAACGTCGATAACAACAAATGGCTTCCCGAGATGCTGAGCTATCGGGTTGATGGCATTCCTCACTTTGAATTCCTGACGCAAAAAGGAGAAGCGATCGCCAGCACCATTGGTCAACAACCTCGTGCCATCATGGCAAGCAACATTGAAGCCCTCGCCACTGCCTCTCCTCTGCCTCATCTCCAAAACCGAGGTCGTGTCTCTGAAATAGAACCTCCCGTGACCCAAGACAGTGCTCAAGCCAGAACCGATGACCCGCGTAGTCATGGAGGACAAGTGGTGCAATAG